A DNA window from Ralstonia solanacearum K60 contains the following coding sequences:
- a CDS encoding UTP--glucose-1-phosphate uridylyltransferase: protein MNEKITKAVFPVAGLGTRFLPATKASPKEMLPIVDKPLIQYAVEEAAAAGITEMIFITGRAKRAIEDHFDKAYELESELAAKNKHALLEMVQSIKPAGVECFYVRQPETLGLGHAVLCAQKLVRDEPFAVILADDLLDHEPPVMRQMTELYDHYRCSIVGVETIAPQASRSYG from the coding sequence ATGAACGAGAAGATCACCAAGGCCGTGTTTCCCGTGGCGGGACTCGGCACGCGTTTTTTGCCCGCCACGAAAGCCAGCCCGAAGGAAATGCTGCCCATCGTGGACAAGCCGCTGATCCAGTACGCAGTCGAGGAAGCCGCCGCGGCAGGCATAACTGAGATGATCTTCATCACCGGTCGCGCCAAACGCGCGATCGAAGACCATTTCGACAAGGCCTACGAACTGGAATCGGAACTGGCCGCGAAGAACAAGCACGCGCTGCTCGAGATGGTCCAGTCCATCAAGCCGGCTGGTGTCGAATGCTTCTATGTGCGCCAACCGGAGACGCTGGGCTTGGGTCACGCTGTGCTGTGCGCGCAGAAACTGGTACGCGACGAACCCTTCGCCGTGATCCTGGCAGACGATCTGCTGGACCATGAGCCACCGGTCATGCGGCAGATGACGGAACTCTACGATCATTACCGCTGCTCGATCGTCGGCGTGGAGACCATCGCGCCACAGGCGTCGCGTTCGTACGGCG